One part of the Polyangiaceae bacterium genome encodes these proteins:
- a CDS encoding alpha/beta fold hydrolase, with product MQLAPKQRRSLFADIQHRPSHRLRHRVATGDGWHIALYEYSPGKNVAKSDLPPVVLCHGAFSRFHIYDWGGGGGLAPYLAGLGRRVFAVELRGRGDSLPRSPRGRKRQYKQGWTIDDLLNHDVPATLDFVTRHTGAGQVDWVGHSMGGMLMLAHLSQAEDPRVRRVVTVGSADFRFLGENDKAGSHDPRKGERRRVDLAQLMSPITRRLPVIPARPFMRGLAVAAPWVPAKYKATAYHAPNVERGLERRYLWHGFTNVSSRKFREFIRLPDPEGLSRYQHPTLFIAGERDLLVPPRLVQRTFERAGSADKRYLLFSKDQGHSADYGHGDLLIGKQAPQEVFPHIAQFLSQEAGAVSRREGTAPTHEVRSFPLPHGITLVGDAYGDQRAYKAGKAPGVLLLHGGGQTRHAWGGSAEALARAGFYAIALDLRGHGDSSFAPNGEYHTDHFVQDLRALLELLPHRPALVGASLGGITSLATQDLEAAQGADACSAIVLVDITPKMEVDGIRRILEFMDARPDGFADLEEAADFIAEFLPHRKRPSNLNGLKKNLRQHPDGRWRWHWDPKLMRTWDPNSFDPTEGPKIHAERLAQARRLKVPTLLIRGKQSDVVSEAGAREFLEACPHAEFVDLTGATHMVAGDVNDHFSSAVVDFLNRATRRA from the coding sequence ATGCAGCTCGCCCCCAAGCAGCGTCGTTCGCTCTTCGCGGACATTCAGCACCGCCCAAGCCATCGCCTAAGGCACCGCGTCGCCACGGGCGATGGCTGGCACATCGCGCTCTACGAATATTCCCCAGGGAAAAATGTCGCCAAGAGCGATTTGCCCCCTGTCGTGCTCTGCCACGGCGCGTTCAGTCGCTTTCACATCTACGACTGGGGCGGGGGTGGGGGACTGGCACCGTACCTCGCCGGGCTAGGCCGCCGGGTGTTCGCCGTGGAGCTGCGCGGCCGGGGAGACTCCCTCCCCCGCTCTCCTCGCGGTCGTAAGCGCCAGTACAAGCAAGGCTGGACCATCGACGATCTCTTGAACCACGACGTGCCCGCCACCCTCGACTTCGTCACCCGCCACACCGGCGCAGGTCAAGTCGACTGGGTCGGGCATTCGATGGGCGGCATGTTGATGCTGGCGCACCTGAGCCAGGCAGAAGACCCGCGGGTGCGCCGTGTGGTGACCGTGGGCTCCGCTGACTTTCGATTCCTTGGGGAAAATGACAAGGCCGGCAGCCACGACCCCCGTAAGGGCGAGCGCCGCCGCGTCGATTTGGCTCAACTGATGAGCCCGATCACCCGGCGCTTGCCCGTGATCCCAGCGCGCCCCTTCATGCGCGGCCTGGCAGTGGCAGCGCCCTGGGTGCCCGCAAAGTACAAGGCAACGGCGTACCACGCACCGAACGTCGAGCGCGGCCTCGAGCGGCGCTACCTGTGGCACGGGTTCACCAACGTGTCGTCACGGAAGTTCCGCGAGTTCATTCGGCTGCCCGATCCCGAAGGCCTGTCGCGCTATCAACACCCGACGCTGTTCATCGCGGGGGAGCGCGACCTCCTGGTACCGCCACGCCTGGTTCAGCGCACGTTCGAACGCGCTGGCTCCGCGGACAAGCGCTACCTCTTGTTCTCGAAGGACCAGGGTCACAGCGCCGACTACGGCCACGGCGACTTGCTGATCGGCAAGCAGGCTCCACAAGAGGTGTTCCCACACATCGCGCAGTTTCTGTCCCAAGAAGCGGGAGCCGTCTCCAGGCGTGAGGGCACGGCGCCAACTCACGAGGTGCGCTCGTTTCCGTTGCCCCACGGTATCACCTTGGTGGGCGACGCCTACGGCGACCAGCGCGCGTACAAAGCAGGCAAGGCGCCTGGAGTATTGCTGCTTCACGGTGGCGGTCAGACTCGCCACGCCTGGGGAGGCAGCGCGGAGGCGCTGGCGCGCGCCGGATTCTACGCCATCGCCCTCGACCTGCGCGGCCACGGGGACAGCTCCTTCGCTCCGAACGGCGAGTACCACACTGATCACTTCGTCCAAGATCTGCGCGCGCTGCTCGAGCTCTTGCCCCATAGGCCAGCCCTCGTCGGCGCCTCCCTCGGCGGCATCACGTCTTTGGCAACGCAGGACTTGGAGGCCGCTCAAGGCGCAGACGCTTGCAGCGCCATTGTGCTCGTGGACATCACGCCCAAGATGGAAGTCGACGGCATCCGTCGCATCCTCGAGTTCATGGACGCGCGCCCTGACGGCTTCGCCGATCTGGAAGAAGCCGCAGACTTCATCGCGGAGTTCCTGCCCCACAGAAAGCGCCCGAGTAACCTGAACGGCCTGAAAAAGAACCTACGCCAGCACCCCGACGGCCGCTGGCGCTGGCACTGGGACCCGAAGCTGATGCGCACCTGGGACCCGAACAGCTTCGACCCGACGGAGGGCCCTAAGATCCACGCGGAAAGGCTCGCCCAGGCCCGCCGCCTGAAGGTCCCCACCTTGCTCATCCGCGGCAAGCAGAGCGACGTGGTCAGCGAAGCCGGCGCTCGGGAGTTCCTCGAAGCCTGCCCCCACGCCGAGTTCGTCGACCTCACCGGCGCGACCCACATGGTCGCCGGCGATGTGAACGACCACTTCAGCAGCGCAGTGGTCGACTTCTTGAACCGCGCAACCCGGCGGGCATGA
- a CDS encoding NAD(P)-dependent oxidoreductase: protein MPKFIPDTSQSQPRIALLGLGAMGRRMAQRLLSAGFPLATWSRSGLPADCDSLASTFRSDARQAVAEADIVLSMVRDDAASRELWLDSEHGALESIRKDTLVLECSTVTPDWALELGAAVEGAGGAFLDAPVLGSRPQAEAGQLIFLVGGEGTSLSRAEPIFEVCGSAHYPLGQPGAGARLKLVANALFAIQVATLAELLPTLAPPHSTASDRAPLLSPPIQAALERLPVLSPAALGALRGMLAAAFDPMFPIDLVAKDLGYASSQAGDAPLTAQAHEVFRAASDAGLGGLNLTAIAKRYG, encoded by the coding sequence ATGCCCAAGTTCATTCCAGACACTTCGCAAAGTCAGCCGCGCATCGCGCTGCTCGGGTTGGGGGCCATGGGCCGACGCATGGCTCAGCGCCTGCTCTCGGCGGGCTTCCCCCTCGCCACCTGGAGTCGCTCCGGCCTGCCCGCTGACTGCGACTCCCTCGCGTCGACGTTTCGCTCCGACGCGCGCCAAGCGGTCGCCGAAGCGGACATCGTGCTCTCGATGGTGCGCGACGACGCTGCCTCGCGCGAGCTGTGGCTCGACTCAGAGCACGGCGCGCTGGAGTCGATCCGCAAGGATACGCTGGTGCTCGAGTGCAGCACGGTCACCCCCGACTGGGCGCTCGAGCTCGGCGCCGCCGTTGAGGGCGCCGGCGGAGCCTTCCTGGATGCCCCGGTGCTCGGCTCCCGACCCCAAGCCGAAGCCGGCCAATTGATCTTCTTGGTTGGGGGTGAGGGCACGAGTCTGAGTCGCGCGGAGCCTATTTTCGAAGTCTGCGGCAGCGCCCACTATCCACTAGGACAACCAGGTGCAGGCGCGCGGCTGAAGCTGGTCGCGAACGCCCTCTTCGCCATCCAAGTCGCCACTCTGGCCGAACTGCTACCGACCCTTGCCCCGCCTCACAGCACCGCAAGCGACCGAGCGCCGCTCCTCTCCCCCCCAATACAAGCCGCCCTCGAGCGCCTGCCCGTCCTCAGCCCCGCAGCCCTCGGCGCGCTGCGCGGCATGCTGGCCGCCGCCTTCGACCCCATGTTCCCCATCGACCTGGTCGCGAAGGACCTGGGCTATGCTTCAAGCCAAGCTGGGGACGCACCGTTGACCGCCCAGGCCCACGAGGTGTTCCGTGCGGCAAGTGATGCGGGACTCGGCGGCTTGAACCTCACGGCGATCGCAAAGCGGTACGGCTAG